In Reinekea thalattae, a genomic segment contains:
- the flgH gene encoding flagellar basal body L-ring protein FlgH, protein MKKNLVIFSVMYALLLTGCGSMEVASLPSSEKPGDPEYAPVPSDSLLPPPGAGGSLFSDAYGLSLYGDKKARRVGDIITVLLDESTQGSKSSAASSSKSSSAEITAPTVAGFGPFNSLSAQVEGGRDFSGSGDADQSNSLVGNITVTVSEVLPNGVLRVRGEKWITLNTGAEFIRIKGMLRPDDINLDNTVSSQKLADARIAYSGSGALQNASKQGWLSAFFNSPWVPF, encoded by the coding sequence ATGAAAAAAAACTTGGTGATATTTTCAGTCATGTATGCGTTGTTACTGACTGGCTGCGGCAGCATGGAAGTTGCATCGCTACCGAGTTCAGAAAAACCAGGCGACCCTGAATATGCTCCAGTTCCGTCTGATTCATTATTGCCACCGCCAGGTGCCGGAGGTTCGTTATTTTCAGACGCTTACGGTTTAAGTTTGTATGGTGATAAAAAAGCTCGTCGCGTTGGCGATATCATCACCGTTCTTTTAGATGAAAGCACGCAAGGTTCTAAGTCTTCTGCGGCGTCATCGAGTAAAAGTTCCAGTGCAGAAATTACCGCACCGACCGTAGCCGGTTTTGGGCCCTTTAATTCATTGAGTGCGCAAGTTGAGGGTGGTCGAGATTTCAGTGGCTCAGGTGATGCAGACCAGTCTAACTCTTTGGTGGGTAATATCACGGTGACTGTTTCTGAAGTGCTGCCTAACGGTGTGCTTCGAGTGCGAGGCGAAAAGTGGATTACCTTGAATACCGGTGCAGAATTCATTCGTATTAAAGGCATGTTAAGGCCTGATGATATTAATTTAGACAATACAGTTTCTAGCCAAAAATTGGCCGATGCCCGTATTGCTTACAGCGGTTCAGGTGCTTTACAAAATGCCTCGAAGCAGGGCTGGTTATCGGCATTCTTTAATTCACCATGGGTACCTTTTTAG
- a CDS encoding flagellar basal body P-ring protein FlgI, whose amino-acid sequence MKKLLFIMLIGLSNLAVADRIKDLASVQGVRSNELIGYGLVVGLDGTGDNADFTEQTFRNMMEQFGITIPEGEDPDIDNVAAVSIHATLPAFAKPGQQIDITVSSLGNADSLRGGSLLLAPLRGADGNIYALAQGSVIVSGFGAEGEDGSSIKVNIQSAGRIPNGATVERSVPTSFSQGDHLTFNLHRADFTTAKRMAETITDLLGPDSAYALDATSIRVTAPRDANQRVSFLSVLENLEVTPGEESAKVIINSRTGTIVVGQHVAIDPVAITHGDLTVTIDNNLEVNQPEGFTAGETVVVPDAEIDIEEEDQPMFLFGPAVTLNDIVNAVNEVGAAPGDLMAILEALKSAGALKAELIII is encoded by the coding sequence ATGAAAAAACTGCTATTCATTATGTTAATTGGCCTATCTAATTTGGCCGTTGCCGATCGAATTAAAGATCTGGCTTCGGTGCAAGGTGTTCGCAGTAACGAGCTTATTGGTTACGGCTTAGTCGTTGGCTTAGATGGAACGGGCGACAATGCCGATTTTACTGAGCAGACCTTCCGTAACATGATGGAACAGTTTGGAATCACCATTCCTGAAGGTGAAGACCCTGATATCGATAATGTTGCTGCCGTCAGTATTCATGCAACGTTACCGGCCTTTGCTAAACCAGGTCAGCAAATTGATATTACTGTATCGAGTCTCGGTAATGCCGATTCGTTGCGCGGAGGCAGTCTATTGTTAGCGCCATTACGCGGTGCCGATGGAAATATTTATGCCTTGGCTCAAGGCAGTGTCATCGTCAGCGGCTTTGGTGCTGAAGGTGAAGATGGCTCATCGATCAAAGTGAATATTCAAAGTGCAGGTCGAATACCAAATGGCGCAACGGTTGAGCGGTCAGTACCAACGTCCTTTTCTCAAGGTGATCATCTAACCTTTAACCTACACCGTGCCGATTTTACAACTGCAAAACGCATGGCTGAAACCATTACCGATCTTTTAGGGCCAGATTCTGCTTATGCTCTTGATGCTACGTCGATTCGAGTGACAGCACCGCGCGATGCTAACCAACGAGTGAGCTTTTTAAGTGTGCTTGAAAATCTGGAAGTTACTCCGGGTGAAGAATCTGCCAAGGTGATTATTAATTCCCGAACCGGAACCATTGTTGTAGGTCAGCATGTTGCTATTGATCCTGTTGCCATTACGCACGGAGATTTAACGGTCACAATCGATAATAACCTCGAAGTGAATCAACCCGAAGGCTTCACCGCAGGTGAAACTGTCGTGGTACCGGACGCAGAAATTGACATCGAAGAAGAAGATCAACCGATGTTCTTATTTGGCCCTGCGGTTACCTTGAATGACATTGTTAATGCCGTTAATGAAGTCGGTGCAGCGCCAGGTGATTTGATGGCAATTCTCGAAGCGCTAAAGTCTGCTGGTGCATTAAAAGCAGAACTGATCATTATATAA
- the flgJ gene encoding flagellar assembly peptidoglycan hydrolase FlgJ, giving the protein MTAQFDAAFNYNDLSGLNSIKQGARKDDPEALKAVAQQFESMFMGMVLKSMREANDVLRSDLLNSSETDFYRQMHDEQLSLTLSQQGGFGLADVIYKQLTDTGRVKLSDIDLEPFEQNLMQRKSVESEGQSESDFIESLGIQLNSSLFDGSQNDITESPKQASDVSKSAGDEVSNMVTPLSQYLNFDGPKDFIKKMLPLAEKAADAIGVSAKVLVAQAALETGWGDKQIKTESGDSSFNFFGIKANHNWQGESASTLTTEYIDGHAIKINEPFRAYSDPQQSFDDYAQFITQHDRYNSAVENADDDASYVTELQNAGYATDPQYAEKIITIAQSDWFDEF; this is encoded by the coding sequence ATGACAGCACAATTTGATGCCGCCTTTAATTACAACGATTTATCAGGCTTGAACTCGATAAAACAGGGCGCTCGTAAAGACGATCCTGAAGCATTAAAGGCTGTTGCGCAGCAGTTTGAATCAATGTTTATGGGCATGGTTTTAAAGAGTATGCGTGAGGCAAACGACGTCCTTCGATCAGATCTTCTCAATAGCAGCGAAACCGATTTTTATCGTCAAATGCATGATGAGCAGCTATCGCTGACGCTTTCTCAGCAAGGTGGTTTTGGTCTAGCAGACGTTATCTATAAACAGTTAACAGATACCGGACGCGTCAAACTATCGGACATCGACTTAGAACCCTTTGAACAAAACCTAATGCAACGTAAGTCTGTTGAAAGCGAAGGCCAGTCAGAGTCTGACTTTATTGAAAGTTTAGGTATCCAGTTAAATAGCTCGTTGTTTGACGGCAGCCAAAACGACATAACTGAATCACCTAAGCAAGCAAGCGATGTGAGCAAGTCAGCTGGAGATGAAGTATCAAATATGGTGACGCCACTGTCGCAATATTTAAACTTCGACGGCCCTAAAGACTTTATTAAAAAAATGTTACCACTGGCTGAGAAAGCTGCAGATGCGATTGGTGTTTCAGCTAAAGTTTTGGTGGCCCAAGCGGCACTGGAAACAGGCTGGGGTGATAAGCAAATTAAGACAGAGTCGGGTGATTCGAGCTTTAACTTTTTTGGTATTAAAGCCAATCATAATTGGCAGGGCGAATCGGCTTCGACACTCACCACCGAATATATCGATGGCCATGCTATTAAAATCAATGAGCCTTTTCGTGCCTACAGCGACCCACAACAATCATTCGATGATTATGCTCAATTTATAACGCAGCATGACCGCTATAACTCGGCGGTTGAAAATGCAGATGACGATGCTAGTTACGTCACTGAATTACAAAATGCTGGCTATGCTACCGATCCTCAGTACGCAGAAAAAATAATTACCATCGCCCAAAGCGATTGGTTCGATGAGTTTTAG
- the flgK gene encoding flagellar hook-associated protein FlgK, with product MSLINTAISGLNVAQTALEVTGNNISNAETEGYSRQVVEVSSSISLYTGSGYIGTGADVVDITRITDEFLTVQLRSDTSDFFDLETYRELIEQVDTLISTDSTGLQSSMDQFFAALQTAAENPAYIPSREVLIGEAESLSAQFNMVADYLNDIETTLDSQIAASAKEVNSLAETIALLNQQIMSSAGSATGLDANDLLDARDQAVLELSSYIDVDVDEVDGGYNISIGSGQALVLGVTSYSIEATASESDPTQMGITYVGATSRVDITDDISGGSIAGMIDFREQSLDSTYNSIGQLALTISEAINSTHTYGLDLNGEWGGEFFSEINSDDLVSNRVTSFYTNTSANDNYFSVYIEDTSALTGSDYTLSVPGPGTTRYQITDGDGNVVLEGGLQNDFPQEIEFDGLRLVIEDGSFAEGDGFTINPYSGAAENMTTVISDPEAVALAYPIRAITNLSNNGSGEIDQGTMLSIDTETFSVDGELSPPLVIVFHDEYTYSVYDNTDEGNPVSLEPPLEYLSYVPGTTNTIFTDDPGETQVSSWRARLPFDATTVDQGDTEDLYNGINPERFEFYYTDSETGEVTLMDDLSTESGASAAEIANELSFIDGVEARAYTEVQMTNFTNNGTTYVPDNEFEVWINGFNITSEVTASSQTTYMDGYPEEVPDEMTPDFLADRINSHYELVDSGIVAYSDGTTLTIVDSSGEDIVIEMTGDKPDEVLVDGVPDVIDPGDSFQLSTGQTWSIDPIVGNTDGSLNNNTGYDFTEEGPYEYELYLPDGRTGYITLDQNYSDAETMIADIEDKITDLLDDTSVAEVSIDASGNLSYKTLMTISGTGDPTQVEAVSIGGQVDITMADGISLETDPDIGGIFNGIPDAQSTYFGFQFEISGNPEAGDEFSIEWNEDGVSDNRNALDLVNLETAEIVYGTTTMGELYSLTVERVGAQTSSVQVLASASEVILETTAAEVQSIQGVNLDEEAALLIEYQALYSANAKVISVAQELFDTLLATF from the coding sequence ATGAGTCTGATAAATACTGCCATATCGGGCCTTAATGTCGCTCAAACTGCGCTAGAGGTAACCGGAAATAATATTTCTAATGCTGAGACAGAAGGCTACTCTAGGCAAGTGGTTGAGGTTTCATCATCCATTTCACTCTATACCGGCTCTGGTTACATTGGTACTGGCGCAGACGTTGTTGATATTACTCGTATAACCGATGAATTTTTAACTGTTCAATTACGCTCGGATACTTCGGATTTTTTCGATCTTGAAACCTACCGCGAATTAATTGAGCAAGTTGATACGCTAATTTCTACCGACTCTACTGGGTTACAATCCTCTATGGATCAGTTTTTTGCTGCCTTGCAAACGGCAGCAGAAAACCCTGCTTATATTCCATCAAGAGAAGTGCTAATCGGTGAGGCCGAAAGTTTGTCGGCTCAATTTAATATGGTTGCCGATTATCTCAACGATATAGAAACGACTTTAGATAGCCAAATCGCCGCATCGGCAAAAGAAGTAAATTCTCTGGCAGAAACCATTGCGTTGTTGAACCAGCAAATTATGTCTTCAGCTGGTTCAGCAACAGGGTTAGATGCGAATGACCTACTCGATGCGCGTGACCAAGCGGTTTTAGAACTGAGCAGTTATATTGATGTCGATGTTGATGAAGTCGACGGCGGTTACAATATTTCTATTGGTAGTGGCCAGGCCTTAGTACTCGGTGTGACCTCCTATTCTATCGAGGCCACAGCCTCGGAGTCTGATCCAACTCAGATGGGTATTACTTACGTTGGCGCGACCAGTCGAGTTGATATTACCGATGACATTAGTGGTGGCTCGATTGCCGGCATGATCGATTTTCGTGAGCAATCTTTAGATAGCACCTACAACAGTATCGGTCAGCTAGCATTGACAATTTCTGAGGCGATTAACTCAACCCACACTTATGGTCTCGACTTGAATGGTGAATGGGGTGGTGAATTCTTTAGTGAAATTAATAGCGATGATTTGGTTAGTAATCGAGTCACCAGCTTTTACACCAATACGTCGGCAAACGATAATTATTTTAGTGTCTATATTGAAGACACCAGTGCGCTGACTGGCAGCGATTACACGCTATCTGTTCCAGGACCTGGCACTACGCGTTACCAGATAACCGATGGCGATGGTAATGTTGTATTAGAAGGCGGTTTACAAAATGACTTCCCTCAAGAAATTGAATTTGATGGCTTGCGGCTAGTGATTGAAGATGGAAGTTTTGCTGAAGGCGATGGCTTTACCATCAATCCTTACAGCGGCGCTGCAGAAAATATGACAACAGTGATCAGTGATCCTGAAGCAGTTGCGTTGGCTTATCCGATTCGTGCCATTACAAACCTGAGTAATAACGGTTCTGGCGAAATAGACCAAGGTACTATGCTCAGTATCGATACTGAAACATTTTCAGTCGACGGTGAATTATCGCCACCGTTAGTGATCGTTTTTCATGATGAATACACCTACTCTGTATATGATAATACCGATGAAGGTAATCCGGTTTCACTTGAGCCGCCATTAGAATACTTAAGCTATGTTCCCGGTACTACCAATACTATTTTTACCGATGATCCAGGTGAAACTCAGGTCAGCAGTTGGCGAGCTCGCTTGCCTTTTGATGCAACCACTGTCGATCAGGGTGATACTGAAGATTTATATAACGGCATAAACCCGGAGCGTTTCGAGTTCTATTATACCGATAGCGAAACTGGTGAGGTCACCCTAATGGATGATCTGTCGACTGAAAGCGGTGCCTCTGCGGCAGAAATAGCAAATGAGTTGAGTTTTATTGATGGTGTTGAGGCTCGCGCCTATACCGAAGTTCAGATGACCAACTTCACCAATAATGGCACGACCTATGTACCAGACAATGAATTCGAGGTATGGATAAACGGCTTCAATATTACTAGCGAGGTGACTGCATCTTCGCAAACAACCTATATGGATGGTTATCCAGAAGAAGTACCTGACGAAATGACGCCAGACTTTTTGGCCGATCGTATTAATAGCCATTATGAGCTTGTTGATTCGGGCATTGTTGCTTATAGCGACGGTACTACGCTAACAATTGTCGATTCCAGCGGTGAAGATATTGTTATTGAGATGACCGGTGACAAGCCAGATGAAGTGCTTGTTGATGGTGTGCCGGACGTGATTGATCCAGGTGACTCTTTCCAACTTAGTACAGGGCAAACTTGGTCGATAGATCCTATTGTGGGCAATACCGATGGTTCGCTTAACAACAATACGGGCTATGATTTTACTGAGGAAGGCCCTTATGAATATGAGCTATATTTGCCGGATGGTCGCACGGGTTATATCACGCTAGATCAAAACTACTCTGATGCCGAAACGATGATTGCGGATATAGAGGATAAAATCACAGATTTACTGGATGATACATCCGTTGCTGAAGTTTCTATCGATGCCAGTGGCAATCTAAGCTATAAAACATTGATGACTATTTCTGGAACAGGTGATCCTACTCAGGTTGAAGCGGTCAGTATTGGTGGGCAAGTCGATATCACAATGGCTGATGGTATCTCGTTAGAAACTGACCCTGATATTGGTGGTATTTTCAATGGCATACCAGATGCGCAATCAACTTATTTTGGTTTCCAGTTTGAAATATCGGGTAATCCAGAAGCTGGAGATGAATTTAGTATTGAGTGGAATGAAGACGGTGTCTCAGATAACCGTAACGCGTTAGATTTAGTCAATCTAGAAACTGCAGAAATTGTTTATGGCACCACCACCATGGGTGAACTTTATAGCCTGACGGTTGAACGAGTCGGTGCGCAAACATCTTCGGTACAGGTATTGGCTAGTGCCTCTGAAGTGATTCTTGAAACAACGGCGGCTGAAGTACAGAGTATTCAAGGTGTTAACCTTGATGAAGAGGCCGCACTGTTGATTGAGTATCAAGCTTTATACAGTGCAAATGCTAAAGTTATTTCGGTAGCGCAAGAACTGTTTGATACATTATTAGCAACATTTTAA
- the flgL gene encoding flagellar hook-associated protein FlgL, producing MADRISTSWSYSQPISDMLSLQVQVNETYSKISSGKEVQTASDDPVAMARILQLDQDINQMEQYQENIDMLEARLEIEDAALSGVADVLQGIRELVVQAGNEGVYEDTELQAIADEIQQYLYSLVDLANSKDGGGEYLFSGFQGDDMAFVESPGGGYSYQGDDGVREIKISDSVTLDASDAGSEVFLDIDSASTSFYSFASDQNTGSGIITQGITVDQEALDEFYPDDFYIEFNNEYELDPPNTNYTVYRVSDGRIMEGLENVEYYEGQDIVVGGMSVEITGDPYAGDQFIVESSQTQSMFVSIEKIIYAIENYSDNTELYAAAIADGLDNMDYIIDNVSTVRASIGSRLNTADNVDNQMADNILASQEIRSDLEDLDYAEAVSNLQYQEFVLQAVQQTYSTISQLSLFDYI from the coding sequence ATGGCTGATCGTATTTCAACATCCTGGAGTTATAGCCAGCCGATTAGTGATATGTTGAGTTTGCAGGTACAGGTGAACGAAACTTACTCCAAAATTAGTTCTGGTAAAGAGGTTCAAACCGCCTCTGATGATCCTGTGGCTATGGCGCGTATCCTTCAGCTGGATCAAGACATTAACCAGATGGAACAATATCAAGAAAACATAGATATGTTGGAGGCTCGGCTAGAAATTGAAGACGCAGCCTTGTCTGGCGTTGCCGATGTGTTGCAAGGTATTCGTGAGTTGGTTGTGCAAGCAGGTAATGAAGGGGTTTACGAAGACACAGAGCTTCAGGCTATAGCCGATGAGATTCAGCAGTATCTATATTCGTTAGTCGACTTAGCTAACAGTAAGGATGGTGGTGGTGAGTATTTGTTTTCTGGTTTTCAGGGTGATGACATGGCGTTTGTCGAATCCCCAGGCGGTGGTTACAGTTATCAAGGAGATGATGGTGTCCGAGAAATTAAAATCAGTGACAGCGTAACGCTCGATGCTAGTGATGCTGGCTCGGAAGTTTTTTTGGATATCGATTCTGCCAGTACATCCTTTTATTCTTTTGCCAGCGATCAAAATACTGGCAGTGGAATTATCACGCAGGGTATTACTGTTGATCAAGAAGCGCTTGATGAGTTTTACCCGGATGATTTTTATATTGAATTTAACAATGAATATGAATTGGATCCGCCTAATACCAACTATACCGTTTATCGCGTTTCTGACGGTCGAATAATGGAAGGTCTTGAGAACGTCGAATATTATGAGGGCCAAGATATCGTGGTCGGTGGTATGAGTGTTGAGATTACAGGTGATCCTTACGCAGGCGATCAGTTTATTGTTGAATCATCACAGACTCAAAGTATGTTCGTTTCGATCGAAAAAATAATTTACGCCATTGAAAATTATTCTGATAACACTGAGCTGTATGCAGCTGCCATTGCAGATGGCTTAGATAATATGGACTATATTATTGATAACGTTTCAACGGTTAGAGCCAGTATTGGTTCACGCTTAAATACAGCAGACAATGTTGATAACCAGATGGCGGATAATATTTTAGCCTCACAAGAAATCCGTTCAGATCTTGAGGATTTAGATTACGCCGAGGCTGTGAGTAATTTGCAATATCAGGAATTTGTTTTGCAGGCAGTTCAACAAACCTATTCAACAATTTCTCAATTGAGCCTGTTTGATTACATCTAA
- the bfr gene encoding bacterioferritin produces MKGDRQVLVELNKILKNELTSINQFFLHARMYNNWGFEVLNEKAYKKSIKDMKQSDEIINRILFLEGLPNLQDLGKLHIGEHTEEMIECDSQIQLAQIAQLKDSIKVCEDLKDFTSRELLKSILAYEEDYLDWLETQQHLIETLSIEKYLQSQIHDDD; encoded by the coding sequence ATGAAGGGTGATCGCCAAGTATTGGTTGAATTAAATAAAATATTAAAGAATGAGCTGACGTCGATTAACCAGTTTTTTTTACACGCACGCATGTATAACAACTGGGGTTTTGAGGTTTTAAATGAAAAGGCTTATAAAAAATCGATTAAAGATATGAAACAGTCTGATGAAATCATTAATCGTATTTTGTTCTTAGAGGGTCTGCCAAATTTACAAGACCTAGGTAAGTTGCACATTGGCGAGCATACCGAAGAGATGATCGAGTGTGATAGCCAAATACAGTTGGCGCAAATTGCTCAGTTAAAAGACTCCATTAAAGTTTGTGAAGATTTAAAAGACTTTACCTCTCGTGAGCTGTTAAAAAGTATTTTAGCCTATGAGGAAGACTATCTCGATTGGTTGGAAACTCAACAACATCTCATTGAAACGCTAAGCATTGAGAAATACTTACAGTCACAAATTCACGATGATGACTAA
- the bfr gene encoding bacterioferritin, whose protein sequence is MKGNQKIIDALNSLLALELTAMDQYFIHSEMYADWGITKLYERIAHEFDDEKSHAKALIERMLFLEGVPDMAGRAPLRIGKDVPAMLDADLQVEYEVQKVLVETMALCEQEKDFHTRHILQTLLEDTEVDHAWWLEQQLGLIKRIGLENYIQSQL, encoded by the coding sequence ATGAAGGGTAATCAAAAAATCATTGATGCATTAAATAGTTTGTTAGCACTAGAACTTACAGCGATGGATCAATACTTTATTCACAGTGAAATGTATGCCGATTGGGGTATCACAAAACTCTATGAACGCATTGCGCATGAATTTGACGATGAAAAAAGCCATGCTAAAGCGTTGATTGAACGGATGCTGTTTTTGGAAGGCGTACCAGATATGGCAGGGCGAGCGCCATTGCGTATTGGTAAGGATGTTCCAGCCATGCTCGATGCCGATTTGCAGGTAGAATATGAAGTACAAAAGGTGCTGGTAGAAACAATGGCGCTATGCGAACAAGAAAAAGACTTCCATACACGGCATATATTGCAAACCTTACTGGAAGATACCGAGGTTGATCACGCCTGGTGGCTGGAACAGCAACTTGGTTTAATCAAGCGTATTGGCTTAGAAAACTACATTCAGTCGCAGCTTTAA
- a CDS encoding bacterioferritin-associated ferredoxin, with protein MYVCLCLGITDQDIRQSIADGASSVKQVREQLGAGSQCGKCAMHTRQLVRDELELLKQSTASETQLFYEAS; from the coding sequence ATGTATGTTTGTTTATGCTTAGGTATCACCGACCAAGATATTCGCCAGTCGATAGCAGATGGCGCCAGTTCGGTTAAGCAGGTGCGTGAACAGCTTGGCGCCGGCTCTCAGTGCGGTAAGTGTGCAATGCATACTCGTCAGCTGGTTCGAGATGAACTGGAACTGTTGAAACAGAGCACTGCATCAGAAACTCAATTGTTTTATGAAGCTTCTTAA
- a CDS encoding flagellin: MALVINTNMASLNAQRNLSSSQSEYNTSLQRLSSGLRINSAKDDAAGLAISAKFESQITGLDQAVRNAGDGVSLAQTAEGALGTMTDNLQRIRELAVQSSNSTNSEENRVALQAEVEQLMSEITRTAEETNFNGQNLLDGSFNGIFQIGADAGQTVEISISELTASKLGASSQAGVSALGNENALSNGDLVINGEQIRSSTGSDDNLSYANAAASGIAKAAAINEYAEETGVTATVDENVMVGSGMADLATDGTAGADATAVIAINGVDITIQGTDNSDETDRAATRSSVVASINAFAEQTGVTASDGGDEGGIVLTAADGRNIVLEDGTGNAVNDLTVYGLQDGDTAATSAGADADGDGVDDSGVASYAGYTLTAENASTDIVITGGNGTGSGDLSNSGLTEGTYTAQNAYVTSTSQAVAFDTDIATTEALAAEKALDDGDLVIEGVTIRASSATDDTASYTGAASSDASASGIAIAAAINDASDDTGVTATVNATEFTGAYDATTALAGTAGDTSVLTLNGIDITLTDSGDYDTNLTNVADAINQYVGQTGVTATNNGKTITLTAEDGRNISTELVGTSTGVQLGLSGVSEVTGEANTTYSTVTLNAASAIDIEYGSNGIDGVTDSGFAVGSFGGGEDGTFLEDIDISTFEGAQDAIVAIDNALETVTSQQAELGAIQNRFESTVTNLEVTQENLTAAQSAIQDADFAEETAAMSRASVLQQAGISVLSQANSSAEQVLSLLG, from the coding sequence ATGGCTTTAGTTATTAATACCAATATGGCCTCGCTTAACGCTCAACGTAACTTGAGCTCTTCTCAAAGCGAGTACAATACATCTTTGCAACGTTTGTCTTCTGGTCTACGTATTAACAGTGCGAAAGACGATGCAGCAGGTCTTGCAATTTCTGCAAAATTTGAATCTCAAATTACCGGTCTTGATCAGGCGGTACGTAACGCAGGCGACGGTGTATCGCTAGCGCAAACAGCAGAAGGTGCCTTGGGTACCATGACCGATAACCTTCAGCGTATCCGTGAACTAGCGGTTCAGTCTTCTAACTCAACCAACTCAGAAGAAAACCGAGTGGCGTTGCAGGCAGAGGTTGAGCAGTTGATGTCGGAAATTACTCGTACAGCTGAAGAGACTAACTTTAACGGTCAAAACCTACTAGACGGTAGCTTTAATGGTATTTTCCAGATAGGTGCTGATGCAGGCCAAACTGTAGAAATTAGCATTTCAGAATTGACGGCGAGCAAGTTAGGCGCCTCTAGTCAGGCTGGTGTTTCAGCGTTAGGTAATGAAAATGCATTATCTAATGGTGACCTTGTCATCAATGGTGAACAGATTCGCTCGTCTACAGGTTCTGATGATAACTTGTCTTATGCCAATGCTGCTGCTAGTGGTATCGCTAAGGCTGCAGCTATCAATGAATATGCAGAAGAGACCGGCGTAACAGCAACTGTTGATGAAAATGTCATGGTTGGTTCAGGAATGGCTGACCTAGCGACTGATGGTACGGCTGGAGCTGATGCTACTGCTGTTATTGCCATTAATGGTGTGGATATCACCATTCAAGGTACGGATAACTCTGATGAAACGGACCGAGCGGCGACGCGTAGCTCTGTTGTTGCATCTATCAATGCCTTTGCTGAACAAACAGGTGTGACGGCATCAGACGGTGGCGATGAAGGTGGTATCGTGCTAACTGCAGCCGATGGTCGTAATATTGTACTGGAAGATGGTACAGGTAACGCCGTAAATGATTTGACTGTGTATGGTCTTCAGGATGGAGATACAGCAGCTACTTCCGCAGGTGCTGATGCGGATGGTGACGGAGTAGATGATAGTGGTGTTGCTTCCTATGCTGGTTACACGCTGACTGCTGAAAATGCTTCGACAGATATTGTAATCACCGGCGGTAATGGTACTGGCAGTGGTGATCTTTCTAACTCTGGCTTAACAGAAGGTACCTACACAGCTCAAAATGCTTATGTCACCTCGACATCTCAGGCTGTTGCTTTTGATACAGATATTGCTACTACTGAAGCGTTGGCAGCAGAGAAGGCGTTAGATGATGGTGATTTGGTCATTGAGGGTGTAACTATCAGGGCCTCTAGCGCAACTGATGATACCGCTTCCTATACAGGTGCGGCTTCTTCAGATGCCTCAGCTTCAGGTATTGCTATCGCGGCAGCTATTAATGATGCTTCAGATGATACTGGTGTTACGGCAACGGTTAACGCAACTGAGTTTACTGGTGCGTATGATGCGACTACTGCACTAGCTGGTACGGCAGGTGATACATCTGTGCTTACTCTTAATGGTATTGATATTACGTTAACCGATTCAGGTGATTACGATACTAACTTGACCAATGTAGCTGATGCGATTAATCAATATGTTGGTCAAACAGGTGTCACAGCAACGAATAACGGTAAAACTATTACGTTAACTGCAGAAGATGGGCGTAATATCTCTACCGAGCTGGTTGGTACGTCAACCGGAGTTCAGTTAGGCCTATCGGGTGTGTCTGAGGTAACTGGTGAAGCAAATACGACCTACTCTACGGTTACACTAAATGCTGCTTCTGCTATTGATATTGAGTATGGCTCTAACGGTATTGATGGTGTTACTGACTCTGGTTTTGCAGTGGGTAGTTTTGGTGGCGGTGAAGATGGTACCTTCCTAGAAGATATTGATATTTCTACCTTCGAGGGTGCTCAAGATGCGATTGTTGCCATCGATAATGCATTAGAAACAGTAACATCGCAGCAGGCAGAACTTGGTGCAATTCAGAACCGTTTTGAATCAACAGTAACTAACCTTGAAGTAACGCAAGAGAACTTGACGGCTGCGCAATCTGCAATTCAGGATGCTGACTTTGCAGAAGAAACAGCAGCGATGTCTCGTGCTTCGGTTCTGCAGCAAGCGGGTATTTCGGTACTATCGCAAGCGAACTCAAGTGCCGAGCAAGTGTTGTCACTATTGGGTTAA